The Arachis ipaensis cultivar K30076 chromosome B07, Araip1.1, whole genome shotgun sequence genome includes a window with the following:
- the LOC107606872 gene encoding leucine-rich repeat extensin-like protein 2 has protein sequence MTSLGFHLQLVGKTRTQSRDRHNGRIQSLRHRIDGLTFDEAHPTSQQMPSSYYQTPLPPLYQYRSFPSSYYQTPPPPPPPLHMIGLVPLPPPPPPYMHGVVPPTPPPQQTPPTGSHLVIHPRSGRPQRLTRPHGCGMGHHLDHHGGQHQ, from the exons ATGACGTCATTAGGTTTCCACTTGCAACTAG TTGGCAAGACTAGGACACAAAGCAGGGATCGCCACAATGGCAGGATCCAGAGTTTACGTCATCGTATTGATGGCCTCACCTTTGATGAG GCTCACCCGACAAGCCAGCAAATGCCATCATCGTATTACCAGACACCACTACCACCATTGTATCAATATAGATCATTTCCATCATCGTATTACCagactccaccaccaccaccaccacctctacACATGATTGGATTAGTACCACTTCCACCACCGCCGCCTCCATACATGCATGGAGTAGTACCACCAACACCTCCACCACAGCAGACACCCCCCACTGGGAGCCACTTAGTTATTCATCCTCGGTCAGGAAGGCCTCAGAGATTGACACGTCCTCATGGATGTGGGATGGGACACCACTTGGACCATCATGGCGGTCAGCATCAGTAG
- the LOC107609080 gene encoding CBL-interacting serine/threonine-protein kinase 10 yields the protein MDSTTNTLLQRYELGRLLGQGTFGKVYYARSAITNQSVAIKVIDKDKVVRTGQCERIKREVTIMRLVRHPYIIQLLEIMATKSKIYFVMEYAKGGELFDLVAKGKLKEEVAYKYFRQLVNAVDFCHSRGVYHRDIKPENLLLDENENLKVSDFGLSALAESKRKDGLLHTTCGTPSYVAPEVIRRKGYDGIKADIWSCGVVLFVLLAGYLPFHDSNLIEMYRKISKGEFICPSWFPNNVRRLLCKMLDPDPENRATIAKIRESSWFRKGPNARQKKLEVENKSITNCADQNNEGDNAVAESNQEPAATSINAFDIISLSSGFNLNGFFEDSFQKREARFTSRQPAPVIISRLEEIAKRLKMKIKKKAAGLLKLEGLKEGRKGNLSLDAEIFEVTPYFHLVEVKKSNGDTMEYQEIMDKDIRPALKDIVWVWQGENQQEQSQQSAQLKHENEEQ from the coding sequence ATGGATAGCACTACAAATACCTTGTTGCAAAGATATGAATTGGGAAGGCTACTAGGCCAAGGAACCTTTGGCAAGGTTTACTATGCAAGGAGCGCGATTACTAACCAGAGTGTGGCCATCAAAGTAATTGACAAAGATAAAGTTGTTAGAACCGGGCAATGCGAGCGGATTAAGAGGGAAGTAACTATTATGAGGTTGGTTCGTCATCCGTATATAATTCAGCTTCTTGAGATCATGGCCACCAAGAGCAAGATTTACTTTGTTATGGAGTATGCGAAAGGTGGCGAGCTTTTTGACCTTGTGGCCAAAGGAAAGCTCAAAGAAGAAGTTGCTTACAAGTATTTTAGGCAGCTAGTGAATGCAGTCGATTTTTGTCACAGTCGAGGTGTATACCATAGAGATATAAAGCCGGAGAATCTTCTGTTGGATGAGAATGAGAATCTTAAGGTGTCGGATTTTGGGTTGAGTGCGTTGGCCGAATCGAAAAGGAAGGACGGATTGCTGCATACAACTTGTGGAACTCCTTCCTATGTTGCCCCTGAAGTCATTAGAAGGAAAGGTTATGATGGTATAAAAGCTGATATTTGGTCTTGTGGAGTAGTTCTCTTTGTCCTGTTGGCAGGGTATCTCCCTTTTCATGATTCAAATTTGATCGAGATGTACAGAAAGATAAGCAAAGGCGAATTCATTTGTCCGAGTTGGTTCCCGAACAATGTCCGGCGGCTATTGTGCAAGATGTTGGATCCAGATCCAGAAAATAGGGCTACCATAGCTAAGATCAGGGAGTCATCTTGGTTTAGGAAAGGGCCAAATGCTAGACAGAAAAAGCTTGAAGTCGAAAACAAGTCCATCACAAATTGTGCTGATCAAAACAATGAAGGTGATAATGCAGTGGCTGAATCAAATCAAGAGCCGGCTGCTACAAGTATAAACGCCTTTGATATCATAAGCCTGTCCTCTGGCTTCAACCTTAATGGATTCTTTGAAGACAGTTTCCAGAAAAGGGAAGCAAGGTTTACTTCCAGACAGCCGGCACCCGTCATCATATCGAGGTTGGAAGAAATTGCGAAGCGGCTAAAGATGAAGATAAAGAAGAAGGCTGCTGGTTTGTTGAAATTAGAAGGACTCAAAGAAGGTAGGAAGGGGAATCTATCACTGGATGCGGAGATCTTTGAGGTTACTCCATATTTCCATTTGGTGGAAGTGAAAAAATCCAATGGGGACACAATGGAATATCAAGAAATTATGGATAAGGATATAAGGCCTGCCCTTAAGGACATTGTTTGGGTTTGGCAAGGTGAAAATCAACAAGAGCAATCACAACAGTCGGCACAACTGAAACATGAGAACGAAGAGCAGTAA
- the LOC107606873 gene encoding uncharacterized protein LOC107606873 yields the protein MTLVKWEMIQAPKKLGGLGVGDVVVHNTALLFKWWWRFSKEDCPLWKKIVCSCNRLNSNQLLSTQTLPVRGGPWSDICHLQIKEQQVRQKMIDDLAIEWRRELRQWESETLDQLLHDLQSVRLIAEVQDRVVWKFDKEGVYTTNSFVQVLQEATLDEKILRYKFTKEIWKGLVPPRVELYSWFALIGRINTKDRLSKLGILGPHDNLCVLCKKAVESVHHLLVACEFSWQVWCRWISEFGQEWTAPGTLKDHFESWRSMPIRQEVRKFWLVGFFSVIWNIWLQRNDVIFRNKTVGVVECVTQSFLSAVEWCGN from the exons ATGACTCTTGTGAAGTGGGAGATGATCCAGGCACCAAAGAAGTTAGGAGGGCTGGGCGTGGGTGATGTAGTGGTTCACAACACTGCTTTactgtttaaatggtggtggcgtTTCTCGAAGGAGGACTGTCCGTTGTGGAAGAAGATTGTGTGTTCTTGTAATAGATTGAACTCAAATCAGTTGCTATCAACTCAGACTTTGCCGGTGAGAGGGGGTCCATGGAGCGATATATGTCATCTACAAATAAAGGAGCAACAAGTAAGGCAGAAGATGATCGATGACCTCGCTATTGAG TGGAGGCGGGAGCTCCGCCAGTGGGAATCAGAGACTTTAGATCAGTTGCTGCATGACTTGCAATCTGTTAGGCTGATAGCAGAAGTGCAAGATAGAGTGGTGTGGAAATTCGACAAGGAAGGTGTTTATAcgactaactcatttgtgcaggttttgCAGGAAGCGACTCTGGATGAGAAAATTCTGAGGTACAAATTCACAAAAGAGATTTGGAAAGGTTTAGTTCCGCCTAGAGTTGAGTTATACTCGTGGTTTGCTCTGATTGGTCGGATCAACACAAAGGACCGGCTTAGTAAGTTGGGTATTCTAGGACCACATGATAATCTGTGTGTGTTGTGTAAGAAAGCAGTTGAAAGTGTTCATCACCTGTTGGTTGCTTGTGAGTTTTCTTGGCAAGTGTGGTGTAGATGGATTTCGGAATTCGGTCAGGAATGGACAGCTCCTGGCACCTTGAAAGATCACTTTGAGAGTTGGAGATCCATGCCAATAAGACAGGAGGTACGCAAGTTCTGGCTAGTTGGGTTCTTTTCAGTGATATGGAACATTTGGTTACAGAGAAATGATGTAATCTTTCGGAACAAAACAGTAGGTGTTGTAGAGTGTGTGACACAATCGTTTCTTAGTGCTGTGGAATGGTGTGGAAACTAG
- the LOC107609081 gene encoding uncharacterized protein LOC107609081, with amino-acid sequence MCPLRVILIFLSATLAGFFLLRNIRSQPPQLDNHDDDDDDDSTQNSHSSNSSSSKIGSAINSGFWTLVDMASGRYLWRHRHLVSSTQSS; translated from the exons ATGTGTCCTTTGAGGGTGATTCTGATATTCTTATCCGCCACTCTTGCCGGCTTCTTCCTCCTCAGAAACATTAGATCTCAGCCTCCACAATTGGAcaatcatgatgatgatgatgatgatgattccacacaaaattcacactcttctaactcttcttcttccAAG ATTGGAAGTGCTATAAATTCAGGGTTCTGGACTTTGGTTGACATGGCTAGTGGCCGTTACCTTTGGAGGCACAGGCACTTGGTCTCTTCAACTCAATCCTCCTGA